A genomic region of Venturia canescens isolate UGA chromosome 9, ASM1945775v1, whole genome shotgun sequence contains the following coding sequences:
- the LOC122416631 gene encoding uncharacterized protein, whose protein sequence is MRFKLLNLLLILLVVGSNDARPSKPGSPEVGKENVEKSVTTEGIVDGSWNSSRRPTEHRSSSVVKSDSRYRGRTENNTQLSDIYYQSHFAPGSVNSFKIDDNFGLPNDWRLLGASRIVKSNSDVRSIVSDKLIDDFKSLRFTVTKSVDPRSRQNVTRQNLNAKLKKFHESLIEDPLVRQDDHNANDTREAFLRFNENDDLSRISVKGKNRVVLRSDYYEKPLRDETHLKPISLVAPEDASGNTSYHELKNWPNDALQNVEDLFNYDKYTSNIETLTDQQTPLINALVPIGSSIKKRKKKPIIQISGSESNNPQYQNPASSNYHKLPSSTQQSLPSSSSYDRQPLGQPNVQEIIQWLQIPAFATNKNQTYSLVNVLPAESVTKPFDHTYHDFGISRPITSATTYFEPENYYAGTPPTNHDSVNEISTGITHYQEISSPNPGSHRPMKDPTNSYQQLETHKHHLSAVNYHEQSQLQNQQSSLHYQPSGGNELATDFPDQSLHYYDNGNNQKPYPSHHYVPRPTSESPSTGSSRPAETVSLPTAVVTLLTDLASKQTHARWPVFKPSSEITQNTIVHILNPGSKKPNVTVSEMQVAQVEKPLGTSENNTNGPATPPNVHIMFMNEDMQNMEDPLGQSIPQDQLPDKNCPTIMINSITRVNNTIQSKEGCTDLNIVINSQVLSTNVFNTGSSVPQGDADPQDKYVDGPVSESSHRPGDNYNSLETLNSPSEADDDEDSDRDELFDPEAVEDDGSVFSTTSHVTQESEIFVSTGDPHEGGFDAIGESVPDSLVDVSPSLSQLPVSEIRPQLIPSLIADSGVGQAIGDSSAGGPFPALAAGAGPLSGAAGGGGSAAAVGNSPGSTALAPVGNDDDDDDDDFDMSPSGLVDSVGSIFTYFSFLNPFNYGLFSIAAAPFAAAAAGLIGVAAIFFPWALPGVLDFGRAADQVTIRFRPSLEQVVKQSIHKYRDWHELKSKRKKRKRCLMGSFLFCRTALKSLDQSLRTVATQLLNVSNTESKEPIESPNATKLKASNVLLVQNNDEKASYGPLRFGDNDKSVVALVDNVNPGAGSMVSVGFGRPVNSKFGFFESSHPGVAMAMTEEELERELSSSTRLMTAHKNRPTTTGGISTWILLNPPTTTDNPLIDRESSDNDQKLDDKPTTPIEIIETTAKSEVKTASTLEKSSSSQSTTPMERITTLTTLTKSTTPALKKTTVHPIVTTEKTPKPTQTTKVTSIPKTSVVTEPTAQKAESTVSISTAKTTTTTRKPLDTSRSTMRPKLTTPKPTNVTSKPVATKVSRPPVQSTKTKPSPTRKTTTKASVETTKHPSTSKVEKVTFRPVSMITTPKSVENQLNAERPIFLTKLKTSFTADSTANSVQPTRTNNATIFTNATRSPDPENSPVSTKTKKPNKNNNVLKVQLKKPTESQTNIEIEPIKVNAPVLRIEKIESKEKASPKRNATKTAAPLIPEESRIGVATKFNPDIKKIETESSSSNESTIVTSTKRPHKRKKNKLRRRRPTSPAPPSSTSLQPTATTLLAEPSTAVTTTESSNILSELGIIDNTIQESKIAPESKVTAVSGTKNKKKQTQKPIGTQIYNYLSREVMPSFGVMSLVGLGIGLASYFLYPFGGAIARRNYVVEPNYKYNMEEYGGNYGQSEEEVFSKVLQGMTHQDGKYGGIKDYESNFYRYQQSFDHTRPDVKPTTRRILDTSKYSTDPVSIHRPMATTRYGSSDKHRNTDFKYPELSTTPNYYERQKKPDFVGKKSVDRQFVVGNIPKEYGYDNRANLAANLPIPTESVPNEMQDEYKFPVQPVDVSSAYGHAEAYKSNDDYEEIEITPSAVQVEHGPRSLNLATAKLARKKRESVIQLIPSRSEIEKEEKEIETEEPLSNEILDIIDSVIPTNGINNDHRPVFNVKEDEKKAGQDSGLDSSSNSIRSTDKKTSGPNENGSIPGNIENTTVNYKKIAIRIEATRKTSTEKNTEKIGSLGETVRNPSEPGITSSEIFDSADSTTPTISSTVPSLTIDEILGTTGNTDESNSPDSTVEWSDGTTKKPIEERFNIFSFVKKIAEVKLRLGVAILKHASEGFARYLGHVQKRINGEE, encoded by the exons ATGCGGTTCAAGCTGTTAAATCTTCTGTTGATCCTACTGGTCGTGGGATCGAACGACGCCAGACCCTCGAAACCTG GGAGTCCGGAAGTGGGGAAAGAAAATGTCGAGAAATCAGTAACCACCGAAGGGATCGTCGATGGGTCGTGGAATTCGTCGAGGCGACCGACCGAGCATAGAAGCTCGTCGGTCGTTAAAAGTGATAGCAGGTACAGAGGCCGGACGGAAAATAATACACAATTAAGCGATATATATTATCAAAGCCATTTTGCTCCCGGCTCAGTAAATAGTTTCAAGATCGACGATAATTTCGGTTTACCGAATGATTGGCGATTATTAGGAGCTTCGAGAATCGTGAAATCAAATTCGGACGTTCGATCGATCGTATCCGATAAGTTAATAGACGATTTCAAGAGTCTACGTTTTACCGTTACGAAATCCGTGGATCCGCGCAGTCGTCAAAACGTTACCCGCCAGAATCTAAATGcgaagttaaaaaaatttcacgagtcATTGATAGAAGATCCGTTGGTTAGGCAGGACGATCATAATGCTAATGATACGCGTGAAGCTTTTCTAAGATTTAACGAGAACGATGATTTGTCACGAATTTcggtgaaaggaaaaaatagagTGGTCTTAAGATCGGATTATTACGAGAAACCGTTGAGAGACGAGACTCATTTGAAGCCGATCAGTCTAGTAGCTCCCGAGGACGCTTCCGGCAACACGAGTTAtcacgaattgaaaaattggccGAACGATGCACTTCAGAACGTCGAAGATCTTTTTAATTACGATAAATACACATCAAACATAGAGACACTGACCGACCAACAAACTCCGCTGATCAATGCTCTTGTCCCCATTGGAAGTAGcattaaaaaacgaaagaaaaaacctaTCATTCAAATATCTGGATCGGAATCGAACAATCCTCAATATCAAAATCCTGCGAGCTCGAACTATCATAAATTGCCATCTAGCACCCAACAATCATTGCCCTCGAGTTCGAGCTACGACCGCCAACCGCTTGGACAGCCCAACGTCCAAGAAATCATTCAATGGCTTCAAATACCAGCTTTTGCtacgaataaaaatcaaacttaCTCGCTGGTTAATGTCCTGCCTGCAGAATCCGTCACGAAACCCTTCGATCACACGTATCATGACTTTGGCATTTCGAGACCCATCACTTCAGCCACGACCTATTTCGAGCCAGAAAATTATTATGCCGGCACGCCTCCGACCAATCATGATTCCgtgaacgaaatttcaacggGAATCACTCACTACCAAGAAATTTCAAGCCCGAATCCTGGCTCCCATCGACCAATGAAGGATCCCACCAATTCTTATCAGCAATTAGAAACTCACAAACATCATTTATCGGCTGTTAATTATCACGAACAATCGCAGCTCCAAAATCAACAATCCTCATTGCATTATCAGCCGTCAGGCGGAAATGAACTCGCAACAGACTTTCCTGACCAATCACTCCATTATTACGATAACGGAAACAATCAAAAGCCCTACCCGAGCCATCACTACGTGCCGAGGCCGACCTCGGAAAGTCCATCAACCGGGTCTAGCCGTCCCGCCGAGACGGTCAGTCTTCCAACAGCTGTCGTGACTCTCTTGACCGATTTGGCAAGTAAGCAAACTCATGCGAGATGGCCGGTGTTCAAACCATCTTCCGAAATCACTCAAAATACCATAGTTCACATTCTCAATCCTGGCTCGAAAAAGCCGAATGTAACCGTCAGTGAAATGCAAGTGGCGCAAGTTGAGAAACCCCTGGGCACGTCAGAAAACAATACGAATGGTCCTGCAACACCTCCAAACGTTCATATTATGTTCATGAACGAGGACATGCAGAATATGGAGGACCCTCTAGGCCAGTCGATACCGCAGGACCAGTTGCCAGATAAAAATTGTCCAACCATCATGATCAACTCTATAACCCGAGTAAACAACACTATACAGAGCAAAGAAGGTTGTACCGACCTCAATATCGTTATAAACTCTCAAGTTCTGAGTACAAACGTCTTCAATACTGGATCGAGCGTTCCCCAAGGGGACGCTGATCCTCAGGACAAGTACGTAGATGGCCCTGTTTCCGAAAGTTCCCACCGTCCTGGTGACAATTACAATTCTCTGGAGACTCTTAATTCCCCATCGGAGGCTGACGACGATGAGGATTCCGACAGAGATGAGTTGTTCGATCCTGAGGCAGTGGAGGACGACGGTTCGGTTTTTAGTACGACCTCTCACGTCACTCAAGAGTCCGAAATTTTCGTGTCGACCGGCGACCCTCACGAGGGCGGCTTCGACGCTATCGGAGAATCTGTTCCCGACAGTCTTGTCGACGTTTCGCCCTCGTTGAGTCAGCTTCCCGTTAGTGAAATTCGACCCCAACTAATCCCATCGCTAATAGCGGACTCCGGAGTCGGCCAAGCGATCGGTGATTCTTCAGCCGGTGGGCCGTTTCCAGCTCTCGCGGCTGGTGCCGGACCGCTTTCAGGTGCTGCAGGCGGTGGTGGTTCTGCTGCGGCAGTTGGAAATTCTCCAGGCTCAACGGCGTTGGCTCCCGTAGgcaacgatgacgacgacgacgacgatgatttTGACATGAGCCCATCTGGCCTCGTGGATTCCGTAGGCTCCATTTTTacctatttttcgttcttGAACCCTTTCAATTATGGACTTTTCAGCATCGCTGCTGCACCCTTCGCCGCCGCTGCTGCGGGTCTCATCGGCGTCGCCGCTATTTTCTTTCCATGGGCCCTACCGGGTGTTCTTGATTTTGGTCGTGCCGCCGATCAAGTCACTATTCGATTCAGACCGAGCCTCGAACAAGTCGTAAAACAGTCCATTCATAAGTACAGGGATTGGCACGAATTAAAAAGCAaacgaaagaagagaaaaagatg TCTGATGGGTTCGTTTCTGTTTTGCAGGACCGCGCTCAAGTCGCTGGATCAATCACTGAGGACTGTGGCAACGCAATTGCTCAACGTGAGCAATACCGAGTCGAAAGAACCAATCGAAAGTCCCAACGCGACAAAACTGAAAGCCTCAAACGTTTTGTTGGTACagaataacgatgaaaaagcGAGTTACGGTCCTCTGAGATTCGGGGATAACGACAAGAGCGTCGTTGCATTAGTCGACAACGTGAATCCCGGTGCGGGCTCGATGGTCTCCGTCGGTTTTGGCAGGCCCGTCAATTCCAAATTCGGTTTCTTCGAGTCGAGTCATCCCGGTGTAGCGATGGCAATGACGGAAGAAGAATTGGAGAGAGAattgagcagctcgacgagacTGATGACGGCTCACAAAAATCGCCCGACAACGACCGGTGGGATTTCCACCTGGATACTTCTTAACCCACCAACGACGACGGATAATCCATTGATCGATCGCGAATCGAGTGACAACGATCAAAAGTTGGACGATAAGCCAACTACACCGATCGAAATTATCGAAACGACTGCGAAGAGCGAAGTAAAAACAGCTTCGACGCTCGAAAAATCGTCATCGTCGCAATCCACCACCCCAATGGAGAGAATAACGACTTTAACGACTTTGACCAAGAGCACGACACccgcgttgaaaaaaactaCCGTCCACCCGATCGTAACTACTGAAAAAACTCCTAAACCCACTCAAACGACGAAAGTCACCTCGATCCCAAAGACTTCTGTAGTCACCGAGCCAACGGCGCAGAAAGCTGAGTCAACGGTCTCCATATCGACAGCAAAGACTACGACTACCACGAGAAAACCCCTGGACACCAGTCGATCGACCATGAGACCGAAACTAACGACTCCGAAACCTACGAACGTTACGTCGAAACCAGTGGCGACCAAGGTCTCGAGACCTCCTGTTCAATCTACCAAAACAAAGCCATCCCCGACGAGAAAAACAACCACTAAAGCTTCGGTAGAAACGACGAAGCATCCGAGCACTTCGAAAGTCGAAAAAGTCACATTCAGGCCCGTCTCGATGATCACAACTCCGAAATCAGTTGAGAATCAATTGAACGCGGAGCGACCGATTTTCTTGACGAAGCTCAAAACTTCCTTCACCGCTGACTCCACTGCCAATTCCGTCCAACCGACACGCACAAATAACGCAACAATTTTCACGAACGCGACTCGATCTCCTGATCCTGAAAATTCGCCAGTTTCTACAAAGACGAAAAaaccaaacaaaaataataacgttCTCAAAGTACAGCTAAAAAAACCCACGGAATCGCAAACGAATATCGAGATCGAGCCGATAAAAGTAAACGCTCCCGTGTTGCGAATCGAAAAGATTGAGAGCAAGGAGAAAGCTTCTCCCAAAAGAAACGCAACGAAAACGGCAGCTCCTTTGATTCCCGAAGAATCTCGAATCGGCGTTGCGACAAAATTCAATCCCGATATCAAGAAAATCGAAACCGAGTCTTCGAGCTCGAACGAATCGACGATCGTTACGAGCACCAAACGGCCTCACaagaggaagaagaacaaGCTACGACGACGAAGACCAACGAGTCCTGCACCACCTTCGTCAACGTCTCTTCAACCAACCGCGACGACCCTTTTGGCAGAACCTTCGACGGCTGTCACGACCACGGAGAGTTCGAACATTTTGTCGGAACTGGGAATTATCGACAATACCATTCAAGAATCGAAAATAGCTCCTGAATCAAAAGTCACGGCCGTAAGCGgtacgaaaaataagaaaaagcaAACCCAAAAACCGATCGGTACTCAAATTTACAACTATTTGTCTCGCGAAGTAATGCCAAGTTTTGGAGTAATGTCCCTGGTCGGATTGGGCATTGGTTTGGCCTCCTACTTTCTTTATCCATTTGGAGGTGCAATAGCACGGAGGAATTACGTCGTCGAGCCGAATTACAAGTacaacatggaggaatatgggGGCAATTATGGTCAGAGCGAGGAGGAAGTGTTTTCCAAAGTTCTCCAAGGTATGACCCACCAAGACGGCAAATACGGTGGTATCAAAGATTACGAATCGAATTTCTATCGCTATCAACAATCTTTCGATCACACTCGTCCGGATGTTAAACCGACGACGAGAAGAATACTAGACACATCGAAATACTCGACAGATCCTGTTTCGATTCATCGACCAATGGCAACTACCCGTTACGGCAGTAGCGACAAACATCGCAATACCGATTTCAAGTATCCGGAGTTATCGACCACTCCGAATTATtacgaaagacaaaaaaagcctgatttcgttggaaaaaagtCGGTCGATCGTCAATTCGTTGTCGGGAATATCCCGAAGGAATACGGTTACGATAACAGGGCCAATTTAGCTGCTAATTTGCCGATTCCTACCGAAAGTGTTCCCAACGAGATGCAGGACGAATACAAGTTTCCAGTCCAACCGGTCGACGTCTCGTCGGCTTATGGCCACGCCGAAGCTTACAAATCGAACGACGATTATGAGGAGATCGAAATAACACCGAGCGCCGTTCAGGTCGAGCACGGACCGCGATCTCTGAATCTCGCTACCGCGAAGCTGGCACGAAAGAAGCGAGAGTCGGTTATTCAACTTATACCATCGAGAAGCGAgattgaaaaagaagaaaaagagatcgAGACTGAAGAACCTTTGAGCAACGAGATTCTCGATATCATCGATTCTGTCATTCCTACCAACGGAATCAATAACGACCACCGTCCCGTCTTCAATGTCAAggaagacgagaaaaaagctGGCCAAGATTCCGGGCTCGACTCGTCCAGTAATTCCATTCGTTCAACCGACAAAAAAACTTCTGGGCCAAATGAGAATGGCTCGATTCCtggaaatatcgaaaacaCAACTgtcaattacaaaaaaattgctaTCAGAATTGAGGCGACGAGGAAAACGAGTACCGAAAAGAATACAGAGAAAATTGGCTCGCTAGGGGAAACTGTGAGAAATCCTTCCGAACCAGGAATTACGAGCTCCGAGATTTTTGACTCCGCTGACTCAACGACTCCCACGATTTCCAGCACCGTTCCGAGTCTCACCATCGATGAAATACTCGGTACAACCGGAAATACCGATGAATCGAATTCACCAGATTCTACTGTCGAGTGGAGCGACGGAACCACGAAGAAACCGATCGAGGAACGattcaatatattttcatttgtaaaaaaaatagctgAGGTCAAGCTGAGACTCGGCGTTGCCATTTTGAAGCACGCGAGCGAAGGATTCGCCAGGTACTTGGGTCATGTCCAAAAACGCATCAATGGCGAAGAGTGA
- the LOC122415943 gene encoding GATA zinc finger domain-containing protein 14-like, which yields MMGSKGSFFVVLLTIAFTMKFSVCDTRYFVKVPTNSTDPLSRFMGIDKSRFVAEGGREPSVNRADASNPEKSRSSFRIDDETMIRESLKANLERRNSFIESSTFDPDVLNKFLDDYANKIKSTTEKNYNFPFRIGKPDLEKLNEHKNDNEDVVPNLEPDKVSEVNKTIENSINSTLESTDLNQQDLNDTIKRNKYFGGNANDDRNGWVTLEAIPWSKSKISKWQASSSSQRPWPDMQSWDKPSNVKPWNSEFPSRPAYINNEPWPEPPKVQRPDYHSSRPIPSQPPRPQVSTRPSYFDDRFDHNLNQAQKWPPERPQSSWDKFPSTDSYKPNLEIITDDRPSNFPTSWDKYTHSSSNNNNKYSYNDRDRFTNNYDGNNNHHHHQQNHQHEDSNHDWREPLNNYPSKFELYKDKPSNFGRPTSDYQSNRPQQLSHYQYTPEHPPSHPSNGEGQWVLLSTNRGYSKSRQRSMKMDNEKDQDATTINTKSPARVGAQDDDGTVAVMTSKRQVRLTVLPSINGTNTTTSHGGLLEVEKTFKTVDQSRKEYEDSRLTTGLKPFIVNHRPIRNTVSNRPSNSAVLAAVGAGMLPATMAVMIPMMLGRKKRSSSQLPVFYHPSNTPSFNYHEKFVRN from the exons ATGATGGGCTCGAAAGGGAGTTTTTTCGTGGTCCTATTGACGATCGCGTTTACGATGAAGTTTTCCGTATGCGatactcgttatttcgtcAAGGTACCAACCAACTCGACGGATCCGTTGAGCAGGTTTATGGGAATCGATAAATCGAGGTTCGTCGCCGAGGGAGGACGCGAGCCTTCGGTTAATCGAGCAGACGCCAGTAATCCTGAGAAATCGAGGTCGTCATTTCGTATCGACGATGAGACCATGATTCGCGAGAGCCTCAAAGCTAATCTCGAACGTCGCAATTCCTTCATTGAAAGTTCAACCTTCGATCCAGATGTGCTGAACAAATTTCTCGATGACTACGCCAATAAAATTAAATCTACCACCGagaaaaattacaattttcCATTTCGCATCGGCAAACCTGATTTAGAAAAGTTGAATGAgcataaaaatgataatgagGATGTCGTTCCGAACCTGGAACCCGATAAAGTTTCCGAAGTTAATAAAACCATAGAAAATTCGATCAATTCGACCCTCGAAAGTACCGAC CTGAACCAACAAGACCTCAATGACACcataaaaagaaacaaatatttCGGAGGAAATGCGAATGACGATCGCAACGGGTGGGTAACTCTGGAAGCGATTCCATGGTCGAAaagcaaaatttcaaaatggcagGCAAGTTCGAGTTCTCAACGGCCCTGGCCAGATATGCAATCGTGGGATAAGCCGAGTAACGTCAAGCCATGGAATTCCGAATTTCCTTCGAGGCCCGCTTACATAAACAACGAACCATG GCCAGAACCTCCGAAAGTGCAACGACCGGATTACCATTCGAGCAGACCGATACCCTCGCAACCGCCGAGACCTCAAGTATCAACGCGACCATCGTACTTCGATGATCGTTTCGACCACAATTTGAATCAAGCTCAGAAATGGCCACCGGAGAGGCCGCAATCATCGTGGGACAAATTCCCGTCGACTGATTCGTACAAGCCCAACTTGGAGATAATAACGGATGACAGACCATCGAACTTCCCAACGAGCTGGGACAAATATACGCATTCCTCGTCCAataacaacaataaatattcttaTAACGACAGAGACAGATTTACGAACAATTACGACGGCAACAAcaatcatcatcaccatcaacAAAATCATCAGCACGAAGACTCGAATCACGATTGGAGAGAGCCCTTAAACAATTACCCATCAAAGTTCGAGCTTTACAAGGACAAGCCATCGAATTTCGGTAGACCAACGAGCGACTATCAGAGTAATCGTCCACAGCAATTATCTCACTATCAATATACCCCGGAACATCCACCGAGTCACCCATCGAACGGTGAAGGTCAATGGGTTTTGTTATCGACGAATCGCGGCTATTCGAAATCCCGGCAAAGATCGATGAAAATGGACAATGAGAAAGACCAGGACGCGACGACGATCAATACGAAATCTCCGGCAAGAGTCGGGGCACAGGACGACGATGGAACCGTTGCGGTGATGACCTCCAAACGTCAG GTACGTTTGACCGTTCTACCCTCCATAAATGGAACTAACACAACCACGTCACACGGCGGACTCCTCGAAGTTGAGAAAACATTCAAGACCGTCGATCAGAGCAGAAAGGAATACGAAGACAGCAGATTAACAACCGGGTTGAAACCGTTTATTGTTAACCATAGACCAATCAGAAACACCGTATCCAATAGACCCTCGAACTCTGCGGTTTTAGCCGCTGTCGGTGCCGGTATGTTACCGGCAACCATGGCTGTCATGATACCCATGATGCTCGGTCGAAAAAAACGCTCCTCATCTCAACTCCCCGTTTTTTATCATCCCTCGAATACTCCGAGCTTCAATTATCATGAGAAATTTGTGAGGAATTGA
- the LOC122416633 gene encoding uncharacterized protein: MLKVNSPLSIYFVYLCLCGFSLANETSGENITEPEIPEATREEPESAASSDLPVKSRILDGKPLNLTSFVSIENNYEVEEDPSPSLYSPEPSTTLRCPPASAQTMDFKPSIHIGEIDEYESRKSDELVKSVKSPFNKPVEQIKFDKTVRIDESVDNDGVRVPTSSFRHASVPIGETHRIPVKFFETDGRYSLAVPVDLVHHQHQQHQQEHYEPQQIELQISAHHQQADHTDEATNGDDTNHAHNQNAQSHGQHALVTFEYPRPPVYATPRPVTLTRPLYTSTIKEPSPMHYQQPTRQQHQYILPSDNLPSVHLKPSKLHDDAVSSPPNNVHYHHYQYTPIASGEAIEKPEIQSFHHPPPPSYATGNYHSENNYQPIVSHEEQSHHVGKPDTLYYVSSHHESAITKMRKFPYKFYEPSLVGQQDNQFHYSLQEIPSNFPSKERRVSPWKKIIHLIGAFLPLGLLLATLKPNVVKIENTTQPNIVLSKLRVVDLPAEHKRGRLVDKVQPEACDDRSICELIVSGSQPSSNLLQNILWNFTNRSTEEEAQKHGLQEIFAAVKKKDCSLVDC, translated from the exons ATGCTGAAAGTTAATTCGCCACTTTCGATTTATTTCGTTTACCTTTGCTTGTGCGGTTTTTCCTTGGCGAACGAGACTTCCGGTGAAAATATTACGGAACCGGAAATTCCTGAGGCGACACGAGAAGAACCGGAGAGTGCCGCTTCCTCCGATTTGCCAGTAAAATCGAGGATTCTCGATGGGAAACCGTTGAATTTGACGTCATTCGTGTCGATCGAGAACAACTACGAGGTCGAGGAGGATCCTTCGCCGAGTCTTTATTCGCCGGAGCCTTCGACGACCCTTCGATGTCCACCAGCATCCGCCCAAACAATGGATTTCAAGCCGAGCATTCATATCGGTGAAATAGACGAATACGAATCGAGAAAATCGGACGAGTTGGTCAAGAGCGTCAAGAGCCCATTCAACAAACCGGTGGAGCAAATAAAGTTCGACAAGACagtgcgaatcgatgaatCGGTCGATAACGATGGAGTGCGAGTACCAACCTCTTCCTTCCGCCATGCAAGCGTTCCGATCGGTGAAACTCACAGAATACCGGTCAAATTCTTTGAGACCGACGGTCGATACAGCCTCGCTGTACCGGTTGATTTAGTGCACCACCAGCACCAACAACACCAACAAGAACACTACGAGCCTCAACAAATAGAATTGCAGATATCTGCTCATCACCAGCAGGCTGATCATACCGATGAGGCCACCAACGGGGATGACACTAATCACGCTCACAATCAGAACGCTCAGTCACACGGTCAACATGCTCTGGTTACTTTTGAATATCCAAGGCCACCGGTGTACGCGACTCCTCGACCCGTAACCTTGACACGACCTTTGTATACTTCGACGATCAAGGAACCTTCGCCCATGCATTATCAACAACCGACCCGACAACAACATCAATATATCCTCCCGTCTGACAATCTTCCATCCGTTCATTTGAAACCTTCGAAACTGCACGACGACGCTGTTTCATCGCCACCGAATAACGTGCATTACCACCATTATCAGTATACACCAATAGCGAGTGGCGAAGCTATCGAGAAACCGGAGATTCAGAGCTTTCATCATCCACCACCACCGAGCTATGCGACTGGAAACTATCATTCTGAGAATAATTATCAACCGATTGTCAGTCACGAGGAGCAGTCTCATCATGTCGGAAAACCTGATACTCTTTATTATGTGTCATCTCATCACGAATCGGCCATTACGAAAATGCGCAAATTTCCATACAAATTTTACGAGCCTTCCCTCGTTGGACAACAGGATAACCAATTTCATTATTCACTTCAGGAAATTCCGTCGAACTTTCCATCCAAAGAGCGCAG AGTATcgccatggaaaaaaataatacatctGATCGGCGCATTTTTGCCACTGGGTCTGTTGTTGGCTACTCTTAAACCAAACGTTGTGAAAATCGAGAATACTAC ACAGCCGAATattgttctctcgaaactgaGGGTCGTTGACCTGCCAGCGGAGCACAAACGTGGCAGACTCGTGGACAAAGTTCAGCCGGAAGCGTGCGACGACCGCTCCATATGCGAATTGATCGTTAGCGGAAGTCAGCCAAGTTCAAATTTACTCCAAAACATACTATGGAATTTCACCAACAG atCGACGGAAGAAGAAGCACAAAAGCATGGTCTTCAAGAAATATTCGCAgcggttaaaaaaaaagactgtTCCTTAGTAGACTGTTag